The Natronomonas salsuginis genomic sequence GACCTCACCGAGGAGGAGGTCATCGCCTTCGTGAAGGACAACCTGGCGAGCTACAAGGCTCCGACCAGCGTCGAGTTCGTCGACGACTTCCCGGAGACGGCCACGGGCAAGGTTCAAAAGTACGAGATCCGCTCGAAGTACTGGGACGACGAAGAGCGGATGGTCGGCCAGGAATAATCGCGGCCGCGTTCGGTCTCAGTACTCGGTGCCCTTCCGGGCGCGCTGGCCGGCGTCGATCGGATGCTTCTCTTTGCGGACGTTGGTGACGAGATCGGCCGAATCGACGAGGTAGTCGGGTCTCGCGTGGCTCCCCGAGAGGACGAGTTCGAGGTCGTCCGGCTTCGTCTCGACCAACTCGACGACCGCCGCGGGATCGACGAGTTCCCTGTCCGCGGCGTAGAGTATCTCGTCGAGTACGAGCATGTGGACGCCGTCTTCGGGATCGCCGCTGAGGTCGAACGGTGTCGAGAGATCTGCGTTAGCGGCGGCCGCGACCAACTCTTTGGCCCGTTCGAAGCCCGCTTCGGCCTGGCTCTCGTGATCGCGCTCGTCGCTGCCGTCGTTCATCGCGTGCCAGCCGTAGTGCCCGAGGTTCTCGTAGGTCAGGCCGGGCATCGCCGCGATGGCGTTGTACTCGCCGCGGACGTCCTCGACGCTGTCCGCGCCGCCCTTCATGAACTGGAGGACGTGGACGCGGTAGCCGTGGCCCGCCGCGCGAAAGGCCATCCCGAGCGTTGCCGTCGTCTTGCCCTTCCCGTCGCCCCACCACACCTGCGTGAGGCCGAACTCCTCGGGGGCCGCCGGTTCGATCGTTCGGGCCGCCGGTGTTCGCCCTCGCCCTGGCGTGTCTCGATCGGTCATACCCGCCGTTCGTCGGGGTCGGATATCATACCTGCGGACCGCTCGCGGTGGCCGACGGCTCCGATGCGCTCACTCGACTTCGGTGAACACCGACGTGCCGCCCGACGTCCTGACCGCGTAGATCGTCAGCGGCTCCACCCCACGAAGCTCTCTTCCCGGCAGGTGCTGGGGCTTTCCCGGGACCGAGATCCGGCCGAACGACGTGCTGATCTCGAACACCGTCCCGATCGCCTCGAGGGGGACGGGCCCCTCCACGATGTACGCACTGAACTCGACGGTGTGACAGCTTCGAACCGATTCGGGCACGCCGAGGGCGGTTTCGTCTCGGCGAGTGCGGTGGCGTCCGACGCCGGTTCGACAGAGACGTCGAAGCCGCGTCGTCCGAGATAGTCGGCGTACGCGCCGCAGCGCTCACACGACGGTTCGTGGTGTCGCGTGACGCCCTCGACCGGGATCGATCCGTTCCAACGCCAGCCACCGCTGCGCCCTCGCCGGTACAGCCCGCGAACCCGCCGCCGATCGCGGCGATGCCGGTCGCGATCGCGTGTCGGTGTGTCAATCCCATGTGCGAATCTCGGTTTCGACGCGAAAAAGCGACGCCCCGAATCCGACCGGGTGGGACGCAGCGGCGGTCGTGACGGTGGCGGCTTACTCTGCGAGCGTCGCGCCGAAATCGTCGATGGGGACGACCGAGTAGTCGACCGAAAGGATGTCGCTCGTCGCGCGGATTTTCCCGACGAACGTCGAGATGTCCTCGAGAGTTCCCTCGAGGATGAAAAGCTCCATGCAGTAGTGGTCGCCGACGTGGTTGTGGACGTTCGAGACGACCAGCCCCTCGTGGTCGTGGCGGATGCGCATCATCCGCTCTTCCGCGCTCGACGTCTCGTGATCGAAGACGACGGTGACGACGCTCATCAGGTCGCGCCCCTCGAGCTTCTTGTCCTCGAACTCACCGAGCAGGTTTCTGGACGCTTCCCGGACGACCTCGCTGCGGCCCGTGTAGCCGTGCTCCTCGGCGAACTCGTCGAGCCGTTCCAGTAGCGAGTCGGGCATCGAAACGCTGACGACAGTCATATATTAATTCAGCAGCCTGATTATATTAAGGATTACGTGCGCTTGCCCGTTCTGTCGCGAAACGTTGTGAACCGCTCGAGCTACTCGGCCGGTTCGAACCGGTACGTGACTATCTCGCTCGCGTCGTCCCACTCGAAATCGCCCGGATGGACGCGCTCCATGCGCGCTTTGTACGCGTCGAGGGAGGGTGACCCCTCTCGTCGTGCGTCCTCGTCGGTCAGCGCACCGAGCGTTCGTTCGTCGACGGCACTCACCTCGAACTCGGTGCCGTTCAGATCGAACGTGTCGCCCACCTCGGCGTAGCGGTTCGCAGCCCCCCGGCTCAGTTGCGTGATCTCCCCATCGAGGACCGCCGTTTTCACGCGATCGTTCGGCAACAGCGCGTCCGGATCTATGTCGGCCATGTCGACGCTTGGAGCGTGATGCCCTTAATAGCCCCCGAAAACGAGGCGGCACCCCGTCAACTCACAGTCGCTCGCTTCGCGAGGCGACCACGTCGAGCCCCGGACTGTAGTAGTAGACCGGCTCCGAATCCGGCCGGTCGAAGCCGTCCGCCGACAGCAGCGTATCCGTCTCGATCTCGGCGCTCGCCGGATAGAGCGTCCACGGCTCGTGTTCGACGTCGGTGTACCGCATCGTTCCGTCCTGGGCCTCCGTGTAGAACCGGTAGCGCTCGACGAGGAACGCGCCGAACGGGTCGTCCGGTGCCGAGAACGGCTCGCCGGTGGGCCAGTAGGTTCCCTCGTAGCGGGCCGGCCGCGATCCGGGGTGGCGACGCCGGCTGTCGAACCGGACGCGGCCGTCCGTCCACTCCAGCGAGATTCGCGCGTAGTAGTACGGGAGGTGATGGAAGAGTCGGGCCCCGAGGACGCTCGCGACGCCCTGCGCGTCGAGGCTGAAGAAGTAGACGCTCGGGACGCCCTCGCGGGTCACGTACGTCCTGACGTTGAGTTCCGGAAGCCGGATCCCCAGCGCCTCGGGGACGCCCTTCGGTCGAACGGCGACGTTGGTGAACGGGACGACGGAGAGCCACGCCGACCCGTCGTACACGTCGGGCGCGAGTGCGTCGGGGAGGTGGGTGTCCAGTATCGCGGGGTCGATCGGCCAGTTCTCGAACAGCAGGTGTCGCCACCCCATCTCCAGCGGGAGGACCATGGGCTCACTCCGTGGGCCGCGACAAAATCTCTTTGGCCAACCGTCGTCCGACGACGCGGCGGCGATCAGTTGAGCAGCCCGCCGACCGCGCCGCCGATCGCGCTGTCGATCGCGAGCAGTAGGGCGATCACCGCACCGATCGCGAACACGCCGGCTCCGCCGAGGAGACCGAACGGACCACCGATCGCGACCCCGGCGACGGTGACGACGATCGCGAGAAGGATCGCGACGACCAGCCCACCGAGCGCCCCGGCGAGCAGCCCGTGCCAGGCACCGCTGCCGATCCCGCCGCCCGCGACGTACCCGGCGGCGAACCCGCCGATGAGCCCCGCGCCAATGTGGCCGATGACCGGGATCGCGAAGGCGAAGACGCTCACGACGACTCCGACCAGAAACCCGACGAACACTGCTTTCCAATCGGTCATGCCCAACTTAGATCGAGCGGACGGATATGGTTGCCGGCCGATTCGATCGACGGGAGCGCCGTCACTCGATGAGCATCTCGTCGCGAGCGGCCAGTCGAGAGCGGGGGAAGGCGTATCGCGGTCGGTCCTCGATGTCGGCGTCGGGGTCACCGCTGAACGGGTAGACGACTTCGACGACCGGGTCGTCGGCCGGATACCCCTCGTTCTTCGGGTACGCAGCGACCGTACAGTCAGCCGCTTCGACGTAGCGCTCGCTGGCCGCCTCGTCGGTCATCCGATAGACGACGACGGTGTCGCCTGTCTCACGATCCGTGGCGAGGTCGCCGCGTTCGAGTCGGCAGTCGTCGCAGATGGGGATCGAGGCCGATTCCGGGACAAACGACGGCCGGCGACAGACCGCACAGTCGGCGCGGCGTCGTCCCGGCGGCGGGACGCGTCGCTCGGTGACCTCGATCGCGACGCGTCGGAGGTGCTTGCAGCGTTCACCGCGGATCTCGTGGTCCGGGCAGCTGCACGTGCCCGCGAACAGGTCGACGACGTACGTCGCTCCCGAGGCGCTGTCGACGGCGTATCGCCCGCGTTCCAGCGGTCGAACGGCCATCGGCTCGGTCCACGCTCTGGCCGCCCGTGCGCCGAGCCGTCCCGTATCGGGCGATAGCGGCCGACGCGACGGTGTGTCCGATGACGCGGGTGTGTATGCTGGATGCGTCATTGTATATAAATGCACGCGCTCGACGGTATTGAGCCGTTCGGCGGACCGCGGGCGTAGAGCCGTCGGCGAACCGCGAACGCGCGCTGTGAGCGCCGCCCCGAATATAAATGGTTAATTACTAGATACGCCATGACGTGACATGGATACGCTGCCGTCCCTCGAAGACGGCTCCACCCCGATCGTCTCGTACGCGGTCGACGACGACGAGACGATCGCAGAGGCCATCGTCGGGGCCTTCGGCGCCGTCGGCGTCGACACGTACGATCGCGACGACCCGCTGTACGAGTGGATCCCGATCGACCGTTTCGAACGGCTTGGATGGGGGCCAGGGCGACCGCTCCGCGTCTCGACGATCATCTGGGAGTACCCGACAGTGATCACGAACGAGGCAATCGAAATATACGACGAGTGACGCTATTCGTCGGGATGTTGGCTGTCGGCCCCCAGCGAGAGCACGTCGACGCCGTCCGGAAGCCGATCTATCGCCGATTCGGGCCACCCCCAATGGGCGACGGTGAACTCGGTGTCGGGGTTCGCTTCCGCTAGCCGAGCGACGCCCGCGGCGGCAGCTTCGTAGCCGCCCCGATCGAGTCGCTCGGGCCGTTCGATCGTCAGCGGATAGCTGTCCGAAAGCGCCGGCGGCACGGGACCGAACGGCGGATTGAGCCGCCACGTCTCGTCGAAGCGGCTGTTGTCGTCGCCCGCCGAGAGCAACACCCGATCGCCGTCGACCGAGAGCCGCCCGAGTCGGTCGTGATGGCGGCGGACCTCCGGTCGGCGTGCCGAGTCCGTGGAGAGGTAGAAAAACGAGCCCTTCGAGACGGGATCGACCCGCTCCAGCGCCGCCGAATCGTCGAGGAGCGCTCGGTAGCCGTCGACCATCGCCGGGTGGTTCCGCGCCCGCCGTTCGAGCAACTCGAAGAGATTCCCCTCGCGGACCGCCTGCTTCACTGTTCGGAGCTCCCGATAGCTGACGTGAAGGTTGTGTCGGGCCAACAGCTTTTCGCGTCGAGCCGCGGGTAGCGATCGGAGGGTTTCGGGCGTTCGCTCGGCGCACACCGGACACGAGCATGGAAAATAGTCGAGGTCGTCGAGGTGGTCCGTGCCGGCGACGGTGAGGTAGCGTCCGTCGCGAGCGTACAGCGCGTAGGCGGCCGAATCGAACAGATCGCAGCCGGCGGCGACCGCGAGCGCGAACATCATCGGGTGGCCGGCCCCGAACAGGTGGACGGGTGCGTCCGCGCCGAGCCCGCGCTTTGCGGCCCGGACGACGTCGACCATCTCGGCGTACCGGTAGCCGTTCATGAGCGGGACGACGGCCCCGACCGGGAACACGTCCAGACTCGTCTCGTAAGCGTGCGATGCGGCCGATTCGCGCAGGTCCGGGTACGTCGAGCCCTGGATCGGCGCGTTGACGAGCATCTCGCCGACGTCGACCGATTCGGCGGCGTCGAGCCGCGCTTTCGTCGTTTCGAGCTCCGA encodes the following:
- a CDS encoding cob(I)yrinic acid a,c-diamide adenosyltransferase, yielding MTDRDTPGRGRTPAARTIEPAAPEEFGLTQVWWGDGKGKTTATLGMAFRAAGHGYRVHVLQFMKGGADSVEDVRGEYNAIAAMPGLTYENLGHYGWHAMNDGSDERDHESQAEAGFERAKELVAAAANADLSTPFDLSGDPEDGVHMLVLDEILYAADRELVDPAAVVELVETKPDDLELVLSGSHARPDYLVDSADLVTNVRKEKHPIDAGQRARKGTEY
- a CDS encoding DUF411 domain-containing protein; protein product: MPESVRSCHTVEFSAYIVEGPVPLEAIGTVFEISTSFGRISVPGKPQHLPGRELRGVEPLTIYAVRTSGGTSVFTEVE
- the nikR gene encoding nickel-responsive transcriptional regulator NikR, producing MTVVSVSMPDSLLERLDEFAEEHGYTGRSEVVREASRNLLGEFEDKKLEGRDLMSVVTVVFDHETSSAEERMMRIRHDHEGLVVSNVHNHVGDHYCMELFILEGTLEDISTFVGKIRATSDILSVDYSVVPIDDFGATLAE
- a CDS encoding ASCH domain-containing protein, with product MADIDPDALLPNDRVKTAVLDGEITQLSRGAANRYAEVGDTFDLNGTEFEVSAVDERTLGALTDEDARREGSPSLDAYKARMERVHPGDFEWDDASEIVTYRFEPAE
- a CDS encoding YqjF family protein → MVLPLEMGWRHLLFENWPIDPAILDTHLPDALAPDVYDGSAWLSVVPFTNVAVRPKGVPEALGIRLPELNVRTYVTREGVPSVYFFSLDAQGVASVLGARLFHHLPYYYARISLEWTDGRVRFDSRRRHPGSRPARYEGTYWPTGEPFSAPDDPFGAFLVERYRFYTEAQDGTMRYTDVEHEPWTLYPASAEIETDTLLSADGFDRPDSEPVYYYSPGLDVVASRSERL
- a CDS encoding DUF5518 domain-containing protein, whose translation is MTDWKAVFVGFLVGVVVSVFAFAIPVIGHIGAGLIGGFAAGYVAGGGIGSGAWHGLLAGALGGLVVAILLAIVVTVAGVAIGGPFGLLGGAGVFAIGAVIALLLAIDSAIGGAVGGLLN
- a CDS encoding SWIM zinc finger family protein encodes the protein MTHPAYTPASSDTPSRRPLSPDTGRLGARAARAWTEPMAVRPLERGRYAVDSASGATYVVDLFAGTCSCPDHEIRGERCKHLRRVAIEVTERRVPPPGRRRADCAVCRRPSFVPESASIPICDDCRLERGDLATDRETGDTVVVYRMTDEAASERYVEAADCTVAAYPKNEGYPADDPVVEVVYPFSGDPDADIEDRPRYAFPRSRLAARDEMLIE
- the tgtA gene encoding tRNA guanosine(15) transglycosylase TgtA — translated: MREIFEIRDADGAGRIGELTVPRAGVTVETPALLPVINPHLRTVEPATLESAFGAEILITNGYILYKSKEFRERALSEGLAKLYDFSGAIMTDSGSFQLSEYGEITVTNAEILEFQRDIGSHIGTPIDIPTPPGVSHERAESELETTKARLDAAESVDVGEMLVNAPIQGSTYPDLRESAASHAYETSLDVFPVGAVVPLMNGYRYAEMVDVVRAAKRGLGADAPVHLFGAGHPMMFALAVAAGCDLFDSAAYALYARDGRYLTVAGTDHLDDLDYFPCSCPVCAERTPETLRSLPAARREKLLARHNLHVSYRELRTVKQAVREGNLFELLERRARNHPAMVDGYRALLDDSAALERVDPVSKGSFFYLSTDSARRPEVRRHHDRLGRLSVDGDRVLLSAGDDNSRFDETWRLNPPFGPVPPALSDSYPLTIERPERLDRGGYEAAAAGVARLAEANPDTEFTVAHWGWPESAIDRLPDGVDVLSLGADSQHPDE